In Deltaproteobacteria bacterium, the following are encoded in one genomic region:
- a CDS encoding DUF4911 domain-containing protein, producing the protein MTCSRAARQRPRRPRIHPLGPPETVSHVLYAGIPRSEIALYRFLLEGYDNLAIMSVVDRYRAVIKLRFLSDAEPTLRRLLLAQGARLIEAPGRGVPEPDVQGRHE; encoded by the coding sequence ATGACGTGCTCTAGGGCCGCGCGCCAGCGGCCGCGCCGTCCACGAATCCATCCCCTGGGACCGCCGGAAACGGTCAGCCATGTCCTGTACGCCGGAATTCCCCGTTCGGAGATCGCCTTGTATCGTTTTTTGCTCGAGGGGTATGACAATCTGGCCATCATGAGCGTGGTGGATCGTTACCGGGCCGTGATCAAGCTGCGCTTTTTGTCCGACGCCGAGCCCACGCTGCGCCGGCTGCTCCTGGCCCAGGGCGCGCGCCTGATCGAGGCGCCGGGGCGCGGCGTTCCAGAGCCGGATGTCCAGGGGCGGCACGAATAA